The following are encoded together in the Bos indicus isolate NIAB-ARS_2022 breed Sahiwal x Tharparkar chromosome 29, NIAB-ARS_B.indTharparkar_mat_pri_1.0, whole genome shotgun sequence genome:
- the LOC109554172 gene encoding pregnancy-associated glycoprotein 1-like has product MKWLVLLGLVAFSECIVKIPLRRVKTMTKTLSGKNMLNNFVKEHAYRLSQISFRGSNLTIHPLRNIRDFFYVGNITIGTPPQEFQVIFDTGSSELWVPSIFCNSSTCSKHDRFRHLESSTFRLSRRTFSITYGSGRIEALVVHDTVRIGDLVSTDQQFGLCLEESGFEGMRFDGVLGLSYTNISPSGAIPIFYKLKNEGAISEPVFAFYLSKDEREGSVVMFGGADHRYYKGELNWIPLMKAGDWSVHMDRISMKRKVIACSGGCKALVDTGSSDIVGPSTLVNNIWKLIGATPQGSEHYVSCSAVNSLPSIIFTIKSNNYRVPGQAYILKDSRGRCFTAFKGHQQSSSTEMWILGDVFLRLYFSVFDRRKDRIGLAQAV; this is encoded by the exons ATGAAGTGGCTTGTGCTCCTCGGGCTGGTGGCCTTCTCAGAGTGCATAGTCAA AATACCTCTAAGGAGAGTGAAGACCATGACAAAAACCCTCAGTGGAAAAAACATGCTGAACAATTTCGTGAAGGAGCATGCTTACAGACTGTCCCAGATTTCTTTTCGTGGCTCAAATCTAACTATTCACCCGCTGAGAAACATCAGGGAT TTTTTCTATGTGGGTAACATCACCATTGGGACACCCCCTCAGGAATTCCAGGTTATCTTTGACACAGGCTCATCTGAGTTGTGGGTGCCCTCCATCTTTTGCAACAGCTCAACCTGTT CTAAACACGATAGGTTCAGACATCTTGAGTCTTCTACCTTCCGGCTTAGCAGGAGGACCTTCAGCATCACCTATGGATCTGGGAGAATTGAAGCACTTGTTGTTCATGACACAGTTCGG ATTGGGGACCTTGTAAGTACTGATCAGCAGTTCGGTCTATGCCTAGAAGAATCTGGGTTTGAGGGCATGAGATTTGATGGCGTCTTGGGCTTGAGCTATACCAACATATCCCCCTCTGGAGCCATCCCCATCTTTTACAAGCTGAAGAATGAAGGTGCCATTTCTGAACCTGTTTTTGCCTTCTACTTGAGCAA AGATGAGCGGGAGGGCAGTGTGGTGATGTTTGGTGGGGCGGACCACCGCTACTACAAGGGAGAGCTCAACTGGATACCATTGATGAAAGCAGGCGACTGGAGTGTACACATGGACCG CATCTCCATGAAAAGAAAGGTTATTGCTTGCTCTGGCGGCTGCAAGGCCCTTGTGGACACGGGGTCATCAGATATCGTAGGCCCAAGTACACTGGTCAataacatctggaagctcatcgGTGCCACGCCACAGGGTTCTGAG CACTACGTTTCATGTTCTGCGGTCAATAGCCTACCCTCTATTATCTTCACCATCAAAAGCAACAACTACCGAGTGCCAGGTCAAGCCTACATCCTCAAG GATTCTAGAGGCCGCTGCTTTACTGCCTTTAAAGGGCATCAACAGAGTTCATCTACAGAGATGTGGATCCTGGGTGACGTCTTTCTGAGGCTGTATTTCTCAGTCTTTGATCGAAGAAAGGACAGAATTGGCCTGGCACAGGCAGTGTGA